A region of the Hyperolius riggenbachi isolate aHypRig1 chromosome 9, aHypRig1.pri, whole genome shotgun sequence genome:
CCTCATGTGCCCTGGGCTGCACTAACTTGTGGTACTTTGCTGATGTTTgtactggtaatattgctgtgtgctgtctgcGTACAGCAAACATTAACAGCAGTTTGTGTATCTGGCCCtatgatgtttgctgtgggagttTAGTCCCTCTAGAGATGGTtagtactttattattattacttagtatttatatagcgctgacatattacacagcgctgtacagagtatattgtcttgtcacttaactgtccctctgaggggctcacaatctaatccataccatagtcctatgtctgtgtatgtattgtacgtatcgtagtctagggccaatttagggggaagccaattcacttatctgtatgttttggggatgtgggaggaaaccagagtgactggaggaaacccatgcagacacggagagaacatacaaactccttacgatgttgacctggctgggattcgaactggggacccagcactgcaaggcgggaGAGCTAAACActttgccaccgtgctgcctgtacatttatatatgttttttgccagtgcaataagtaCAATGGATGCATATAACTGCTGACATCTATGCgagaggctgccaggcaactggtatagtttaaaaggaaataaatatggcagcctccatatacctctcacttcatcaGGTGTGCTGTACGTTTCAGACAATAGAGTATGCAGTGAAAGCTGTATGATTGGCAGCTGACATTCCTCTTATCTCAGAAACAGACCAGAATATTATCTTTCCTCtaggttatttatttattgtaagtATATGTCAAAAAGTAGCTGGATGAATGTAAATCCTTTAGTATGTAAACAACACAACAGATTAGTTTGTGTACATAAATACGGCCCACTTTATTAAATATTACACACTGGGAGGTGGAACAGCAGCGGACTGTCAGGTGACTTTCTTCATATTCCCACTGCTTTCAGGGGTAAGTAtgtaaaaaaacaagcaaacaaacataatgtagtaaaatctttcctctccctgatttactttctgacctttatcacatggtgacatttttactgctggcaggtgatgtcagtggaaggagatgctgcttgcttttttttgggcagttggaagcagctgtaaacagctatttcccacaatggacattgtgggaggggtttctccacaatatcagccatacagagccccctgatgatctgtttgaggaaagacaaagatttctcatgggaaagggggtatcagctactgattgggataaagttcattcCTTGGTCTGGGTTTctccttaaaaagctcttgtagtgggaATCAGCCCTAAAAGAAGACTTTGTGTAGTACAAGCATATGTTCATAGCTAATTTTGAAAACTCCAGCTTTGTGTCCATGTAAAATGCATATCATGTGGATCATATCATAATGTACAATGCAGAAAGCTTTGTGTACTGCACATAAACCCCTTTTTCCATTAGTCTATTATTATTACCAGGCTGGTCTCCAAAACTGTGCAATACGTAgatgctgctgcccccccccccccccccaatcattaACCAAGAGAGGTCTTCATAGAGGAGGTAGGAAGATAGGAAGAGTACCAGCTAGTCTTTAACTTGACCCCTGCCCTCATCCTTATTATGCAGCTGaaagattaactctttgtggccagcactgcagctatggTTCAGTACAGTTGCAATATTAATTCCTACCTAGCTCCTCCCCATAATGAgtgtaatcaagttttcacccttCAAAGCCCCCTTCACTCTTTCAAATACAAAATAGCAGTTACAAAATGGTTAGTATTAATTAAGGTGGGGTGATGAGAGGTACACTTGACCATTATGAACATACTGGGGAGGGTGTGGGAAAGGGTTAATGCTATATTATACAACAAGCAGGGAGGAACTCAACAGGATAATAAGACTCGGAAGAGCTGCAGTGCTGGGCCACAAAGAGTTGGTATCTCAGCAGAAGCGGAAGAATTTGGGTGGAGCAAGGTGTTGGGGTATAACAGTTGTTCACTATGGCTTCACTGGTGGAGAAAGCCCACTCTTAACTCAGGTGCAGTGTGCTGAGGGgaaccctgggtcacatgacttatGTTTCTAAAAGGGAATTTCTCTTGAATGGCTGCATCAAATCTGAACATTATGTATGTATAACCCCCTATTCACATTTACTAATAATGAAACATGTGGGACAGTGAACTAGACAGTGGAGGATCACTGCATGAGTCTAGGTCAAACATCAGTGCCTCAATGCATATCTGGCTATACAACCAATGTGGAGTGGTGAACAGACCATGATCTCCAATCAGCAGAGCTACACAGCAGGGCCTAAACCTGCCCACCAGAATCAGAGCTACAGAATAGAAGAAAGCTTGCTCTCGCTTCTGCCTAGCACGATGTCCCGCTTTACGCCCGTCCCTTTGTTAATGACTTTCAGTTTCAAGCTGAGCTGCTCCAGTTCTCCTCTCTCTAAGCCCTCAAAGAAAAAGTCCTCATTGAAGATGGGGTTCCTGCTCCAGCGTATGGTAGAGCTCCTTTGCTTCTGTAACTTCCCCGGCATCAGGCTCATCACCACGCAACAGCTGATGGTTTTGGCATCCAGGCTTGATGGGTACAAGTTTTCGGCATTGACTAGTTTCACCCTTAGGCGATCCAGCTCTTTCATGTACTCCACTGACAAACGGATCAGGCCACCTTTGCTTAGTGTGACCTCGGTCACTTTGGCCAAATGGTCTTGGCAACAAATAAAGTCCAGGTGTAAGATGGGTGGTGGGACCAGGTGGACCATAGAGTATCGAGGGTGATCCTGCTTGGTGGGCATGTTTGGACTAGTGTCAGCTGAACTAGTTTCCTCCGTGGACAGGGAACTGGCCCGAGTCAAGGACTTAACACTCAGATTTCGAGATAAGTGTTGTTGCTTAGTGGAGACTTGGTTGGCAAGACTGCCATGAAGCGCACGGTTTAACATGGGAGAGCTATATGGGGAGGACTCAGTGGAAGAGGTCATGTCACTGTTCAGAAGTCCTAGCCCATAGCGAAGGTCTTGAGAAGACGTCTTCCAGGTCAAAACGCAGTCTGTTTCTGTCAGGGATATAGGCCTCAGTTCACATGGTCCATGTGAGGAGGGGCCCATCTGATGAAAAAGAGACTCCCTCCGACGAGTGTGTGGGCTCTCTGACAGATATGGAGCCCCCATGATGGTGGACGCCATATCCGATGCCTTCTTCTGACCTGGACTCTGCAGGCCTTTCTCAGTATCTTCAACCTGAGTGACGTGACGACTACCTGACGTTAGCAGAGTTTGTGACGTTGAGTTGGATCTCGCCTGTGACGTTTTTCTCTGAACCCACCTGCCAACGTGtccacctccctctggtagtgaagACAGTTTCGGGGGAATGAAGAATGCAGGGATCTGATCTGGAGTGAGAATATTAGGGCATGAGGGAAGTAGCTTCTTCTTGGAACAAAACATTATGTAAATGCAATTCTGAGGGTTTGTCGAAGGCAGTGCTGTATCTGAAAAATCGGTAAGAGAAAGTATTAGCCTTCAGTTCCCTCTAGTGGTTAAAACCTACACACGAGTTATAATTATGAAAACATAACACAaacgacaaaaaaataaaataattggtgCTGCTTGTATCACTATTGCAGACCCCTATTTCCTGACACGGGTGACGCAAGAGGAAGTAGGATGAAGGCTCTACCTATAAAGAAGGTGTCCCAAGTTTTACAGTCGTCACTAGAACAcatataataaaaacaattaaaaactgtttaaaaatgaGAGGTATAGTTAGCTTACCTCTCCTAACAATCTAAAAATAGCCAATCTGACTCAGTATTTTTTCAAGAATTTATTGCATACAAAAGGGTCAGACAATGCATTTCGGAGGCATTTTCAAATTCCTCAGGTAATAGCAACCACCAAAAATGTGCCAATAGCCGGAGAGTAGTAGTCAGACTTGAAGATCTCATCTCTGACTAAGTTTGAGTCTGACTACTCTCTGGCTATTATTTTTGGTTGTCGTTGATCTGAGGAAGTGGGAGATACCCCTGAAATGCGTTGTCCTTCTGAGTGCATTATATTATTGAAAGAATACTGAGTCATATTAGCTATTTTGAGATCATCAGGAGAGGTAAACTAGCCATACCTCTTGTTAAATTGTTTTAAAtagttttattgttttaataatatTGCACTTATTTGCTCCTGGTTTGGGTCCACGCTCCACCAGCGCTGCAACAGGTGTCTATTACATTAACTTATTCTGAACTTCTAATGACAGCTAAGAAGTATTAAAATTATTGTACACAAGAGAAAGAGATATGTGCTCTGACCAGTCATcgcccgcaaggctgttaacaagctaaccccgccattgccacatagcagaaaccctttgctcactacactggctaccaataaaatagagaattctgtttaagattgtgcaaggatttgaatgtcaataagccaatttggaccctggatacctgaaggacttattgcaactgcatcacccccccccacaatctcagatcaaaaggatctaataacttggtcaccccaaGAGTCTACCTCaaactttggagacagagccttctgtcatgctgcccctactcccgGCCACACCCAGGACATCTTCATCCCTGGaagctgttaaaggataccttagtgaaatttaaaaaaaaaaacacctactgtgtgtgtggggggagttgTGCAGATGGTTACCGCACCTCCCGTCCCCCGGCGTCTCCCTCCATTCTCCGGTTATTATCTCCGGTCTGTACTTCCTGGTTGGCATGGTTGGTGCCCTTCGAACCGGAAATAATACGCTGTACATGCCTgtcaccaggcatggtcggaagagcccatttccgtttccgggacaattccgcattccgtcatactgaaattccgctaccgtttcattccgacggtaTTCCGGAGCTGCTCCGCGGAATTCCATACTATacagaattccgtcggaaaattttaaactctctctctctctctctctctctctctctctctctgcctagcataaaccatactaccattatgatcaattcaatagaaaaagtagcatgattaaggatttgtactttttgaaaagcatgcttatataccatagctgggatttgaacccaggatgcagtgtgtagtaggtactaggtatctgtcttatatggtatataagcatgcttttcaaaaagtacaaatccttaatcatgctattttttctattgaattgatcataatggaagtatggtttatgctaggcaagctttaccatgtagtgtggttcatggtctagagggtaagacagatacctagtacctactacacactgcatcctgggttcaaatcccagctatggtatataagctgttttgaaaatctgcaattccctactggatgatataagaggataaataggaggaggatggagaggaggaggaggaggagagagagagattttgtgTTATTCGGGAAaactccgtcggaattataaaattttcgtggaattccgtttgagaggtataggaattccggttgcactaccggaatcggaattaagctAGTtctggccggaatcacggaattcataattccgcggaattttccgagcatccctacctgTCACTCCCCGGAGACTAGATATGATGTAAGCATGGTTGTATGGGCAGCATAGTATGTCCGGGTCTGAGAGAACCGACCTCATCGACCAGGAAGTACAGAACTTGGATAATTACTGGAGAATGGAGGGTGATGCCGGGGCATGGGAGATGTGGTAAACATCTGCACAACTGAGTCCCCACACACAACTCCCCCAAAAATATCTATTTCTAAGGTATCCttaaagtccaaactgaaaatccACCTGTTTTAGCATGGCATTTATAAACACCTGACTATTTTCTCTGtagcacagtccagcctgcaactctGTATTGATCTGAAACATACCGTATCTATGCacttttgagtcctatgggagaaaagcattttacaaatgttattgtattgcattGTAATGTCAACTgttacaggaacaggaagtgaggtgaACTCTGTAATCATCCCCCATTTTGTTTGGAGCTGCAAGCAAACTTTAAAAGAGCGTTAcactttagtgattttttttctaaggCTACATAACTGGATTTTCCATTCTAATGTAGTTCTGCATAAACCCTAGTGATACGTGATACCCATTTATATCAGTCAATTAACAGTCATTTGCTTCCTCAAATAGCTGATGTCCTTCATTCAACATCATCTATTTATGTTTCTATAATTGCTTATGTTGTCCTTATAGCACCAATTTCCTGCTAATAGCTCCCATCAGGCCTTGCACACGCCACCCCCGCCTCCATTTATCAATGAACAGAGGACTCTTCTCCCGCTCCAGCCTCTTCAACCATCGTCAATCACTGCGTCCATTCTGTGGAGAGGGGGGAATAATTGTTGCACGTTTTCCCATCATGACCGCTGTATAATGGCTCTGCAAAACCTTCACAGCTCAGTCAGCCATACCTCCTACTCACGCCAATTCCCAAATCAGAACCGAGATGAGTGGTGGACTGATGGGCGGCATGAATAgtggccagtgttgccaacctttcacgttattttttactgccaaatacctaaaaatttactgacaaaagattgtttttactgacaaaatcccctgcggcgcaccgaaaaatgggcgtggtcatgggtggggccaaatatacatgattttagtagtgctgtaaaaggtctgccagggaagtttgagctctgctatagtgtttcccccccttcccccaaaatacatgtaatcttacagcatttcaccaaaaatccacgtaatctggcagaggttcttccaaaaatactgataatatggcagtggttccctaaaaatagatgtaatctggcagcagcataacATAAGATGTTAACATTAACAtaaacttaatctggcagcagttccccaaaatacacttaatctgacagcagtggttccccaaaaataggcagccccaggtctataggtgtccccagaataggtggccaggggaagagatgtccccagaacaagtagccaggggtagagatgtccccagaacaggtagccaggggtagagatgtccccagaacaggtagccaggggtagagatgtccccagaaagggtagccaggagtagagatgtccccagtatatgtaggcagaggtatatgtccccagaataggtagccaggtatgcccgcagcaggaggggagcagcgcagagaaggagagctgtgggcacagtggggaaggtgggccatctcccccctccttccctcaccttggggctccccctcactcgctctcccctccagaactaagtgctgtgcggcggctggcagcgggcggaacttacctccttctCGTTGCAGGCGTGGGATGATCtaatggatttgccgctagtctggtctggtccagaccagagcagtggcaccagaacttctggcccttggagcgagacggaggtaaattccacccgctgccaaacgccacacaagacttagttctggaggggagagcgagggagggagagccccaaggtgagggaaggaggggggagatgtccccccttccccactgtgcccacagctctcctaCTCTGCGCTGCTCCCTCCTGCTCACAGAGCGGCTGATTGGCCAtccttacggacgctgctgaattccttacggaattcacgggcagctaaatTTCTAACAAAATTTACGGGCAGTTGGCAACACTGTTGGTGGCCATGTATGGCGACTAATGGATGAGGTAATCCACCATGCTCTATTTTATACACTGATGTAGCTCATATAAAACAACACTCCATCCAGCTGTTActatttttaaagggaccctaagccgtaaaaaaataatgaactctgcacttacctggggcttccttcagcccccgtaGCACGCAAGGTACCCTGGCATCCTTTTTGGCTCTTCCttggtcctgctggcagctctggtAATCTGGCAACTTCGGTCTTCACGCCGGTCGCCGTaagtgtcctgcgcatgcacggttctctaaagactggaccatgcatgtgcaggacgcttacggcggccggcgtgatgacttgATGGGAGCACACCGGGGCCCGCAGGCCCGACTTCAGCCAAACTCGCCAGATTGccagagccgccagcgggaccaagGAAGAGTCGAAGAGGGCACCGGGAGACCTCGCGTGCTacagggggggctggaggaagccccaggtaagtgtaaaattTGGGAGgttttttactgctcagggtccctttaaccactcgCCCTCCCCCAggatgagtaactacgtccctgcatttccccataacttcttgcaggggcgtaactgctACGTCCCTCCCCCACCGTGCACAACTCCTGCCCCCCCGCGCGCGCGCTCCCGAACTTGTTACTGCCTagccgggagatcaatgaatgggaccacagttcccattcattgatctaagtccccgtgtgaatcaATCAGATGGCGCCCTCATTCACAAAAGCCAATACTTACACATccacgcattgcttcctgtttgcgtagtaatactacgcataaggAAGTTATGCgctaggacatcttgtggccaaatagtaaaattgcatCTACAAACTTTTTTTCGacgaacagacttttttttttcatttaaaacaaCCCCTTACAACCCACACTAACAATAGTTAccacaaacatttttttgtaaaaaaaaaaaatatacacacagttaaaaaaaaatacataaatagttaccttaaggataaatttttttttactatgtatgtcaagagggtatattactgttacttttaaaaaaattatggtCTTGAAATAagtaatggacgcaaaactgcactttatttccaaataaactattggcgcatacattgtactagggaatatttttaaacgttgcaataactgggacatgtgggcaaataaaatgtgtgggttttaattataggaATTCAAAAACTCAAATCTTTATTACATCAGGTAAAACCACCAcatgtgctatgattaagggccatTTTCGGCCCAAAACATGTCAGCCGTCTGACTGTGCTGCTTTTACCTGATGTAATAAAGATTTGAATTTTACACTTCACAGAGGACATCGCGTGGAGTTTTCCCTTTTTCCTGTTTACTGTTTGGGTCTGAGTCGCCTGGCTCCTGCACTGTCCCGGTGGGTGGAGGTGAGCGGAGGTCAccacattttttcatttttaattacggtagcatgtattacaagtattttaaagctatggctgaaatctgagaaataataatttttttcaatttttttcgtatttttcctgttaaaatgctgttaggataaaataatttttagcaaaacgtacccccaaagaaagccaaattggtggcaaaaaaaaaaacaagatatagattgtttcgctgtgataagtagtaataaagttataggcgaatgaatggaaggagtgttgacaggtgaaatttgctcagttttttaaggggaagtgggtaacgattttcccgccgatatacagcagattcgatcactgtgatcgattctgctgtgaaatcgttgtgaaaacgctgacagaacaatcgatttctgtccgaaatcaatcgttcccgtcgctcCGTCCGTGCGGCAGATTTTGCTCGACCGCCGGCggttcgggagtgcgtcgatagtggcgttcgaatgcccgacgaccgacgctagcggcaatacattaccggctgctccggccggcgtgtgtcccctggtctccgctgtcacttctccgtgctcggctcctccagcttcactgaacttcctgtcccggcaggaagtttaaacggtagaacgccctctactgtttaaacttccctggcaggaagttcagtgggaGTTGCCAAGcatggagaagtgacagcggagaccgggggactcgcaccggccggagcagccggtaatgtatgtgggggaagggggcggcgaaagcttcacagattgtgatcgatatcatgctgaaatcgaaatcacaatctgtttgcagtaaaggagccatacgatccctctctgatcagattcgatcagagagggatctatctgttggtcgattctgatggcaaatcgaccagtgtatggccacctttagttttggGTAAAGAGGGGAGGGTTATCTCATCATCCCGGGCTTGTAGTGGCCTGTGCCCCAATTTGGGAGATATTTACGCTCAGTTTTTGTGTAGAAGATAAGAGGATATCGGTCCACCaacagcaaccacagtgtaacacaGAGAAGGGTTAGAACCTTGTACATTTTAAAACGTTGGGATAGCAGGCATGTGTAGCAAGCAGTCCTCGTTACCACTGCTTCCCCCATTCTTGTCCATCCCCCTCCGTTACTTTCGAAAAGCCTCCCTGAAGATACTTCCGGGTTGGCCAGGTCAGTGAGCAGTGCACAGGCGCTGCCCAGGGACGTCCATCCTTGATCGTGCGTATGCGCACTACACaatcactgtatatacacatatctataagaagtacttttctcccAAATTAAAATGCATCCAGAGGACTTTCAGATTTCTTTGAAAAACAAGGACAAAACAAGGGGTTGTGGACTAATTTTAATGCATTATTCATCAGGGTTTCATTTTGAGGTTGGTGCCACATAATTACCATCACACTTAttctttattaaagagaacctgaactgaaaattaaaagtcgaaataaatataaacacatcatacttacctcctgtgtagtctactcatcaatctctttctcctctcctgcgccccatttgtccactgtgatcaatggaattatctgtcctccgttttgaaaatggccattaccccataacagcttccttgtcagcacacttttaaactgtaatattgcccacttgaactatagggaaacatggatattaccttgcacattcagctgtaactgacagcagctgatatataactgaaagcaatTGGTATAGTTCaggtctgacaaaatcttgtcagaactagaagggatcactgtaagaagaaaatggtgagcttctgaggggaactgacagtgaggttagtatgtaatattcatttgcagctacattgtgtgtttattttaaataattttactcgcttcaggttccctttaagattacaGAGTCATAAATCTTAGCAGTGTGTTGCTGGCAGCCTCAGAGTTTCAGGAGGGGCTGAGTTTGAAATCACTTAAAGGACACAACGTTCTTTGTAGCACCAAAACACTCtacagaagagctttcatgtcaTCTGACCACATTTAGGAATGCTACTTCTTGTAGCAGCTAACAACCCT
Encoded here:
- the LOC137531537 gene encoding C2 calcium-dependent domain-containing protein 4C-like translates to MFCSKKKLLPSCPNILTPDQIPAFFIPPKLSSLPEGGGHVGRWVQRKTSQARSNSTSQTLLTSGSRHVTQVEDTEKGLQSPGQKKASDMASTIMGAPYLSESPHTRRRESLFHQMGPSSHGPCELRPISLTETDCVLTWKTSSQDLRYGLGLLNSDMTSSTESSPYSSPMLNRALHGSLANQVSTKQQHLSRNLSVKSLTRASSLSTEETSSADTSPNMPTKQDHPRYSMVHLVPPPILHLDFICCQDHLAKVTEVTLSKGGLIRLSVEYMKELDRLRVKLVNAENLYPSSLDAKTISCCVVMSLMPGKLQKQRSSTIRWSRNPIFNEDFFFEGLERGELEQLSLKLKVINKGTGVKRDIVLGRSESKLSSIL